The Fusobacterium polymorphum genome segment ATAGAAAATCTTGGAGCATTAGCAAGTTCTGGAATAAGATCAGCTGATTTAATTATAGGGACAGAAGCAGCAGAATATCAAAATTCTAAATATATTCAATTAGGACAAGATATAATAAAACCTTATAATAAAATGATTAAAGAAGCACTAAGAAAAGGTATTAATAAGTATGAAATTTATTCTGGTTCATTAACTTGGCAAGCAACTGTTACACAAAATAAGGCTGACCAAACAATACAAAATGCTTATATGACAAAAATTCCTTATACAGTGTATGCAGGAGATAAAAATACAACAAGAGATACATATAACTTTACAGATGGATTGGAACAAAGATATGGTATTGAAGCAGTTGGTTCAAGAGAAAAAGAATTGTTTAATAAATTGAATAGTATTGGAAATAATGAAGGAATTTTATTGAAACAGGCTTTTGATGAAATGATGGGACACCAATATGCAAATATTCATCAAAGAATTCAATCTACTGGTGATATTTTAGATAAAGAATTTACTCATTTAAGAAAAGATTGGGCAACAGCATCTAAGAAATCTCATAAAGTTAAAACTTTTGGTACAAATGGAAAATATAAGACTAATACAGCAGGAGTAATAAATACTACAAATAATGCTTATGGTGTAGCTTATGTTCATGAGAATGAAGATATTAAACTAGGAAAAGGCTTTGGTTATTACACAGGTCTTGTATATAACACATATAAATTTAAAGATATAGGTCGCTCAAAAGAAGAAATGTTAGAAGTTAAAGCAGGAGCATTTAAATCAATTCCATTTGATGATAATAACAGCTTGAATTGGACAATATCAGGAGATGTTTCTTATGGATATAATAAAATGCATAGAAAATTCTTAGTTGTAGATGAAGTATTTAATGCTAGAGGAAGATATAATACTTATGGTGTAGCTATGAAGAATGAACTAGGAAAAGAGTTTAGACTAACTGAAACATTATCTTTAAGACCTTATGGTGCAATAAAAGTTGAATATATGAAAGTTAGTAAAGTAAAAGAAAAATCTGGTGAAGTTAAATTAGATGTAAATAATAGTCACTATACATCAATTAAACCTGAATTAGGGATAGAAGCTAACTTTAAGTATACAATGTTAAGTGGAAAAATAATAACAGCAAGATTAGGAACTGCCTTTGAAGATGAATTAGGAAAAGTAGCAAAAGCTAATAACAAAGCAAGAGTAGCTAATACAAGTGCAGATTGGTTTAATTTACCAAAAGAAAAAGAAGATAAAAAAGGTAATATAAAAACTGATTTTAGTATAGGACTTGAAGGAGATATATTAGGAGGAACTGCTAATATAGGATATGATACAAAAGGAAATAACATAAGAGGAGGAGTAGGAGTTAGAATAATATTCTAATCAAAGATTAAAGCATTAACACCTAGTGTATATAGATTATTATTTCCCTAAAAAAAAAGAAGGTTGAAAAATCAATCTTCTTTTTACTTTCTCTTATTCAGCATAAATCCAAAGAACAGCATCTTGGGATAAACCTCTATTATTTTTAAATTTTTCTCCACCTGCATTTAAAGCAACTATACCCCAATAACCTTTATGCACCGGTGTAAATGAGAAATAACCATTTGCATCAGTATATAGTGTCATAGTAAGTTTTTTATCTTGCTTTAAAATATTAGAAAATTGAGAGTTTTCAATATCTGCATTCAAATATTCAATTACAACTTTAATATCAGAGGCAGGTTTTCCATTATTATTAACAACTTGCCCTTTAAACATATTATCTTTCCAAGTGATAGGATTAGTAAGTGGGATAATTTCTGGATAGCCTTCAATGATTCTATTCTTCCAGTCAGTTTCTTCTCCACCTCTGTTAGTTATAACTTTTGTAATTTGTTGTATATGAGTACCTTCTCTTTCTTCAAAGTAAGGATAAGGTATAAGAACAAATGCCCAATCACCATTATCATTTGCACCAAAGTTAAATTTATATCCAGAGCTTTGATTTCCTTTTGTACCAAACTTAATAGGAGAAAGAACAGATTTTAAATCATTTTTACTCCCTCTATGTACAACAAAAAATTCTTCTACATCTTGGAAGCCACCATTATCATCTTTACCCATATTCAAATTTTTAGATTCTACTCCATTTGCAATGTGTTCTGTAAAAAATATTTGAAATGGAACTGTTGATTTTTCACTTATATTTAAATCAGGTGTATAAATCAACTGAAAATGTGAAAATGCTGGTATTGACAAACAAATAAAAAGGCATAGTAATAAAAATTTCTTAAACATAAATTCTCCCTCCATAAATATGTTATATTTTAAACTTCTTATTATATTGTATTATCAAAAAATAAAAGTGTAAATTATTTTTTCTTGTAAATCAAAGTTCCAATATATGCTGTTAAAGGAACAGCTATTAAAATTCCAATACTTCCACAGATAGATCTCATAATTTCCACAGCAATATCTTGGAAATTTAAAATTCTAATAAGTGGATATTCATTTGCTTGAATATAAATAAGTAATAATGTAAATATGGAACTTGCAATATAGGCAAGAATTAATGTATTAATCATAGTACCTATAATATCATTACCAATATTTATAGCAGATTTAAACATAGATTTTTTAGACATATTTGGATCTGTTTCATGTAATTCATTGATAGATGAAGTTATAGAAACTGCTACATCCATTACAGCTCCCAAGCTTCCTATAATAACTCCTGCTGGAATTAATTCTTTTATTTTGACATTTTTTAAAAGATAGGCAGAAGCTAAAAGATCAGAGTCTAAAAAACCATTAAGACGCATTCTATATGTAAATATATATGAAAGTATACCTGCTATTAAAACCCCACTTGTAACACCCAATAATGCAACAACAAATTTTTTATTCATTCCTACTGTAAAATATATCGTTACCAAAGATGAAAAAATAGTAGTTATTATAGCAAAAAATATAGGGGAATACCCATTATATATTGCTGGTATAAATATTTTTATAATAAAAGCAATAGTTACTATCAATGCAAACAGAGCTTTTAAACCATTTTTTCTAGCAATTAAAAGAACAAGAACAATAAAGCCAATACCCATTATATATAGTTCTATTCTTTTATCCACATCAGAGATATAGTATTGTAATTGCATTTCATCACTACCATAGTTATCAAATGTTTTATAAACTACAACTCTATCTCCTACTTTGGCATTGATATTGTACTCATCATCTTTATATATAGGTAAGTCAATTTCTACAACTTCTCCCTTGTCAGTACCTTCTAAAAGTTTTACATTAAATTTTTGTAATTTTGCTACACCTTCTTCATCTGAGTTTTCTTCAGAAACAAGAGCAACAATCTTTCCAGATAGATATTCCTCTTTTGTTTCACTTTTATTTGTTGCAACTTCATCTGGAAAAGTAATAACAGAACATAATAAAAATATTATAAATACAAAAAATTTTTTCATAATTTTCACCCTCATATATAAAAATTAAAAAAATAGAGGGATAAATTTATCCCCCTTATTAATATTTTTTCTTACTTTCTTATTCCTAATTTAGTAATTAAAGCTCTGTATCCTTCAAGATCTTTCTTAGTTAGATAAGCAAGTAATCTTTTTCTTTGCCCAACCATTTTAAGTAATCCTAATCTTGAGTGAAAGTCTTTCTTGTGCACTCTTAGGTGTTCAGTTAAGTGATTAATTTTTTCAGTAAGTAGAGCTATTTGAACCTCAGTTGATCCAGTATCTGCTTCTGATTTTCCAAATTCTTTAATAATTTCTGCCTTTGTTCTCATTTTATTCCTCCTAATATTTAATATCTAAGCTAAGTAATACATTGGCTAATTGCAAAACTGAGCTTAAATTACTTGCTTATTCTAGCAAAAATATTTAAAAATGTCAATAATTATTAAATATTCTCATTTTTCATTATGGCTTCAAATTCATCTCCCATAATAGTTTCTTTTTCTAATAATATTCTTGTAACTTCTTCTAATTTATTTCTATTTTCATTTAAGATACTTAAAGCTTTTTGATATCTTTCATTGATTATGCTTCTAATTTCATCATCAATTTCTTTTCCTGTTTGTTCAGAATAATATTTACTTTGGAACATATCTCCTTCTCTTGTTCCATCTAATAAAATAGGACCAAATTTTTCACTCATACCTAGTTTAGTAACCATTTGTTGAGCAAAACTAGTTGCAACTTGAATGTCATTGCTCGCACCAGAAGTTATGTTATCCTTACCAAAGATAATTTCTTCTGCTGCTCTTCCACCAAAGAATATAGCAATTTCATCCATAAAGTATTTTTTAGAATAAACTAGTCTCTGTTCAGCTGGAAGAGATAGAGTATATCCACCAGCTTGTCCTCTTGGTATCATAGTTATTTTATGAACTTTATCTTCTCCACCTACAACAAAGTTTACAATAGCATGTCCAGATTCATGATAAGCTACAATCTTTTTATCAGTTTCTGAAACAACTTTTGATCTCTTTTCAGGTCCCATTTGAACTTTTTCAGAAGCTTCTTCTAAATCTGCCATAGTTATTTCAGTTCTACCTTCTCTAGCAGCAAGTATAGCTCCTTCATTTAAAATATTAGCTAAATCAGCTCCTGCCATTCCAGCTGTTTTCTTAGCAATAATTTTAAAATCCACATCTGAAGCAAATTTTTTACCTTTAGCATGAACTTTTAATATCTCTTCTCTACCTTTTATATCAGGCATATCAACAACAACTTGTCTGTCAAATCTTCCAGGTCTTCTTAAAGCTTTATCCAAAACATCAGCTCTGTTTGTTGCTGCTAAAACTATTATAGTTTCATCAGTACCAAAACCATCCATTTCAACAAGAAGTTGGTTTAGAGTTTGTTCTCTTTCATCATTTCCTCCACCTTGCCCAGTCCCTCTTTTTCTACCAACAGCATCTATTTCATCTATAAATACTATACAAGGTGCATTTTTTCTTGCTTTATTAAATAAATCTCTAACTCTTGAAGCTCCAACTCCAACAAACATTTCCACAAATTCAGAACCAGACATACTAAAGAAAGGAACTTTAGCTTCTCCAGCAACTGCTTTTGCAAGTAAAGTTTTACCAGTTCCAGGTTGTCCTAAAAGAAGAACACCTTTAGGAATTTTTGCTCCAATCTTTCTAAATTTTTCAGGTTCTTTTAAGAAATCAACAACTTCTTTTAATTCTTGTTTAGCTTCATCAATACCAGCAACATCAGCAAAAGTTACATTAGAAATATTTTCTCCATTTTCTTTTGCTCTTGATTTACCCATATTAAATATTTGTGGTCCACCACCGCTTCCACCTCTATTCATTCTATTTAACATAAATACTAAGAAACCTATCATTATAATATAAGGTAAGAATGCTAGCACTATACTAAGTAATAATGAAGGTTCAGGTGGGTCAATAGATCTAATTATAGCAGAGTTATTGTTTATGACAGTCATTAAATTAGCATCTTCACCTAATCTATTTGTTATAAGTCTAGCTTTAAATCCTTGAACTTCTTCCTCTGTTTTTATACCTAATTTAGCTTTAAGACCACCTGATTTATTTTGAGTAACTTGATTTAATTTAGCAGGGTCTTCTTTATATCCATAGATATAGCCATCTCTCTCTTCTATAACATTAATATTTTTATCTTCAATATTTTTAATAAAAGTAGAATAGCTTATATCATTAGTTTTTTCACTTGCACTTTCATCCATCATACTAGGAACAACAAATGCCAAAGTTATTATAAAAATTAACATTAATAAACCTTTAAAGTTAAAATTTACTTTTACAGCCTTTCCAACAACTCTTCTTTTTTCATCATCTCTTTTATTATTAAAAGGATTATG includes the following:
- the rpsO gene encoding 30S ribosomal protein S15; protein product: MRTKAEIIKEFGKSEADTGSTEVQIALLTEKINHLTEHLRVHKKDFHSRLGLLKMVGQRKRLLAYLTKKDLEGYRALITKLGIRK
- a CDS encoding DUF4198 domain-containing protein, yielding MFKKFLLLCLFICLSIPAFSHFQLIYTPDLNISEKSTVPFQIFFTEHIANGVESKNLNMGKDDNGGFQDVEEFFVVHRGSKNDLKSVLSPIKFGTKGNQSSGYKFNFGANDNGDWAFVLIPYPYFEEREGTHIQQITKVITNRGGEETDWKNRIIEGYPEIIPLTNPITWKDNMFKGQVVNNNGKPASDIKVVIEYLNADIENSQFSNILKQDKKLTMTLYTDANGYFSFTPVHKGYWGIVALNAGGEKFKNNRGLSQDAVLWIYAE
- the ftsH gene encoding ATP-dependent zinc metalloprotease FtsH, with the translated sequence MNDNQFENEELKNKDDSDVHEKQENKENENDEKKQENSQEPDNQNEDKEDKKPSDEEQKQDDKHNPFNNKRDDEKRRVVGKAVKVNFNFKGLLMLIFIITLAFVVPSMMDESASEKTNDISYSTFIKNIEDKNINVIEERDGYIYGYKEDPAKLNQVTQNKSGGLKAKLGIKTEEEVQGFKARLITNRLGEDANLMTVINNNSAIIRSIDPPEPSLLLSIVLAFLPYIIMIGFLVFMLNRMNRGGSGGGPQIFNMGKSRAKENGENISNVTFADVAGIDEAKQELKEVVDFLKEPEKFRKIGAKIPKGVLLLGQPGTGKTLLAKAVAGEAKVPFFSMSGSEFVEMFVGVGASRVRDLFNKARKNAPCIVFIDEIDAVGRKRGTGQGGGNDEREQTLNQLLVEMDGFGTDETIIVLAATNRADVLDKALRRPGRFDRQVVVDMPDIKGREEILKVHAKGKKFASDVDFKIIAKKTAGMAGADLANILNEGAILAAREGRTEITMADLEEASEKVQMGPEKRSKVVSETDKKIVAYHESGHAIVNFVVGGEDKVHKITMIPRGQAGGYTLSLPAEQRLVYSKKYFMDEIAIFFGGRAAEEIIFGKDNITSGASNDIQVATSFAQQMVTKLGMSEKFGPILLDGTREGDMFQSKYYSEQTGKEIDDEIRSIINERYQKALSILNENRNKLEEVTRILLEKETIMGDEFEAIMKNENI
- a CDS encoding YibE/F family protein; this translates as MKKFFVFIIFLLCSVITFPDEVATNKSETKEEYLSGKIVALVSEENSDEEGVAKLQKFNVKLLEGTDKGEVVEIDLPIYKDDEYNINAKVGDRVVVYKTFDNYGSDEMQLQYYISDVDKRIELYIMGIGFIVLVLLIARKNGLKALFALIVTIAFIIKIFIPAIYNGYSPIFFAIITTIFSSLVTIYFTVGMNKKFVVALLGVTSGVLIAGILSYIFTYRMRLNGFLDSDLLASAYLLKNVKIKELIPAGVIIGSLGAVMDVAVSITSSINELHETDPNMSKKSMFKSAINIGNDIIGTMINTLILAYIASSIFTLLLIYIQANEYPLIRILNFQDIAVEIMRSICGSIGILIAVPLTAYIGTLIYKKK